In a single window of the Elaeis guineensis isolate ETL-2024a chromosome 4, EG11, whole genome shotgun sequence genome:
- the LOC105044076 gene encoding thaumatin-like protein 1b, with protein MARIPILPVLIHSFLLFFVSGGLSATFTLTNNCQYTVWPGLLSGAGTAELETTGFALQNGESRSLTAPAKWSGRIWGRTLCSTDSTTGKFTCVTADCGSGTVECSGTGATPPATLAEFTLDGSGGKDFYDVSLVDGYNLPMLVAPQGASPGSNCSSTGCLVDLNGVCPSDLKVVAESADGGSESVACKSACDAFGSPQYCCSGAYDTPNTCKPSSYSQFFKNACPRAYSYAYDDATSTFTCYNANYLITFCPSTGSEKSAGENPAAAAGLPLINNTMVFLGGDQASSGHARAVRLPTTLAVLAASWLLSRHL; from the exons ATGGCCAGAATCCCAATTCTTCCGGTCCTAATccattcttttcttctcttcttcgttTCAG GGGGTCTATCTGCGACGTTCACGCTGACGAACAACTGTCAGTACACGGTGTGGCCGGGGTTGCTATCGGGAGCAGGCACGGCGGAGCTGGAGACAACGGGGTTCGCGCTGCAGAACGGGGAGTCGCGGAGCCTGACAGCGCCGGCCAAATGGTCCGGCCGTATCTGGGGCCGCACCCTCTGCTCCACCGACTCCACAACCGGCAAGTTCACCTGCGTCACCGCCGACTGCGGGTCCGGCACCGTTGAGTGCTCTGGCACTGGCGCCACTCCACCAGCGACTTTGGCCGAGTTCACCCTGGACGGCAGCGGGGGAAAGGACTTCTACGACGTCAGCCTTGTCGACGGCTACAACCTCCCGATGTTGGTGGCGCCGCAAGGAGCGAGCCCCGGCAGCAACTGCAGCTCGACGGGGTGTCTGGTGGACCTCAACGGTGTTTGCCCGTCGGACCTGAAAGTGGTGGCGGAGAGCGCCGACGGAGGGAGCGAGAGCGTGGCTTGCAAGAGCGCCTGCGACGCCTTTGGCTCGCCGCAATACTGCTGCAGCGGCGCCTACGACACCCCCAACACTTGCAAGCCTTCGTCCTACTCCCAGTTCTTCAAGAACGCCTGCCCCCGCGCTTACAGCTACGCATACGACGACGCCACCTCTACCTTCACCTGCTATAACGCCAACTACCTCATCACCTTCTGTCCTAGCACCGGCAG CGAGAAATCGGCGGGCGAGAatccggcggcggcggcggggcTGCCCTTGATCAACAACACGATGGTTTTCCTCGGCGGGGACCAAGCCAGCAGTGGCCACGCGCGCGCGGTGCGTCTCCCCACGACCCTCGCCGTCCTCGCGGCGTCGTGGCTGCTATCGCGTCACCTGTGA